The following proteins come from a genomic window of Malus sylvestris chromosome 4, drMalSylv7.2, whole genome shotgun sequence:
- the LOC126618820 gene encoding putative vesicle-associated membrane protein 726 translates to MGQQSLIYSFVARGSVILAEYTEFTGNFTTIAAQCLQKLPSSNNKFTYNCDGHTFNYLVENGFTYCVVAAESAGRQIPIAYLERIKDDFNKRYGGGKAATAVANGLNREFGPKLKDHMKYCVDHPEEINKLAKVKAQVTEVKGVMMENIEKVLDRGEKIELLVDKTDNLRSQAQDFRTQGTKMKRKMWFQNMKMKLIVVGILILIALMIYLTICRGFKCT, encoded by the exons ATGGGGCAGCAATCTCTGATCTACAGCTTCGTCGCTCGAGGCTCTGTGATTCTCGCCGAGTACACAGAGTTCACTGGAAATTTCACCACCATCGCCGCTCAATGCCTCCAGAAGCTTCCTTCCTCCAACAACAAGTTCACCTACAATTGCGATGGCCACACCTTCAATTACCTCGTCGAAAACGGCTTCA CCTACTGTGTAGTTGCTGCTGAGTCTGCTGGGAGGCAAATTCCAATTGCCTACCTGGAGAGAATCAAGGATGATTTCAACAAAAGATATGGTGGTGGGAAAGCTGCGACTGCTGTTGCCAATGGACTGAACAGAGAGTTTGg ACCCAAACTGAAGGACCACATGAAGTACTGTGTTGATCACCCTGAAGAGATCAACAAGCTTGCAAAAGTGAAGGCTCAGGTTACTGAGGTCAAGGGTGTTATGATGGAAAATATTGAGAAG GTTCTTGATCGCGGAGAGAAGATTGAGCTGTTGGTGGATAAAACTGATAATCTTCGCTCCCAG GCCCAAGATTTCAGGACACAGGgaacaaaaatgaaaagaaagatgTGGTTTCAGAACATGAAGATGAAACTGATTGTCGTGGGGATCCTCATTCTCATAGCCCTCATGATATATTTAACTATTTGCCGTGGTTTCAAGTGTACCTAA